A single genomic interval of Arachis duranensis cultivar V14167 chromosome 7, aradu.V14167.gnm2.J7QH, whole genome shotgun sequence harbors:
- the LOC107459696 gene encoding root phototropism protein 3 isoform X2: MVSSTTETKTRANKFLNTAVMMNNDNHSCHQHHEEEEEEETHCWFDDACILDMDYFVKTLSGIKQKGVRSDLIGSIITHYASKWLPDLSSSTDIFSDNKDRLTSPESVTASWLKKRFFVETLVGVLPPEKDSIPCNFLLRLLRTANMVGVEGSYRLELEKRISWQLDQASLKELMIPSFSHTCGTLLDVEIVIRLVKRFVCLDHEGVKSGAALIKVAKLIDSYLAEVALDANLTLSEFVSLAGALPTHARATDDGLYRAIDTYLKAHPSVSKQERKGLCRLIDSRKLTPEASLHAAQNERLPVRAVIQVLFSEQTKLNRHLDWSSGSFSGLRSPCNGSLDTPLRCLSKREMSAQQMEIRKLKEEVYRLQNQCNAMQVQLERMVEKKKGLFFKLKKFGIGNRSSSIVGEVEKIMEQESGRFGRETPMDLKSGVLGVMTPHKWRKSTS; the protein is encoded by the exons ATG GTTTCTTCAACCACTGAGACAAAAACCAGAGCCAACAAGTTCCTTAACACTGCAGTAATGATGAACAATGACAACCATTCCTGCCACcaacatcatgaagaagaagaagaagaagaaacgcaTTGCTGGTTTGATGATGCATGCATTCTGGACATGGACTACTTCGTGAAGACCCTCTCAGGAATCAAGCAAAAGGGTGTTCGTTCTGATTTGATAGGATCAATCATAACTCATTATGCTTCCAAATGGCTCCCTGACCTTTCTTCTTCAACTGACATCTTTTCTGATAACAAGGATCGTCTTACATCACCAGAGAGTGTCACAGCTTCATGGCTAAAGAAGAGGTTCTTTGTTGAAACCTTG GTTGGTGTTCTTCCACCAGAGAAAGATTCCATCCCATGCAACTTCCTCCTTAGGCTCCTAAGAACAGCTAACATGGTTGGGGTTGAGGGAAGTTACAGATTAGAGCTTGAGAAGCGGATTTCATGGCAGCTAGACCAGGCTTCATTGAAGGAGCTTATGATACCTTCGTTTAGCCACACTTGTGGGACACTGCTTGATGTTGAGATTGTGATAAGGTTGGTGAAGAGGTTTGTGTGCTTGGACCATGAAGGTGTTAAGAGTGGTGCTGCTTTGATTAAGGTGGCTAAGCTGATTGATTCCTACCTTGCTGAGGTTGCTTTAGATGCTAATCTCACCTTGTCTGAGTTTGTTTCACTCGCTGGAGCTCTTCCAACTCATGCAAGAGCCACTGATGATGGCTTGTACAGAGCCATTGATACTTATCTCAAA GCACATCCAAGTGTGTCAAAGCAAGAAAGGAAGGGTCTGTGTAGGCTTATTGATAGCAGAAAACTCACACCAGAGGCCTCACTTCATGCAGCTCAAAATGAACGGTTACCTGTGAGAGCTGTTATTCAAGTTCTCTTCTCTGAACAAACTAAGCTAAACCGCCATTTGGACTGGAGTAGTGGCTCCTTCAGTGGCCTCAGGAGCCCCTGCAATGGCAGCTTAGACACGCCTTTACGGTGCCTGTCAAAGCGCGAAATGAGTGCTCAGCAGATGGAGATAAGGAAGCTGAAAGAAGAGGTTTATAGGCTGCAAAACCAGTGCAATGCAATGCAAGTGCAGCTGGAGAGAATGGTGGAGAAGAAGAAAGGTTTGTTCTTCAAGTTGAAGAAGTTTGGTATTGGTAATAGAAGCAGCAGCATTGTGGGAGAGGTAGAGAAGATTATGGAACAAGAGAGTGGCAGGTTTGGAAGGGAAACGCCAATGGACTTAAAAAGTGGTGTGTTAGGTGTTATGACTCCTCACAAGTGGAGGAAATCTACCTCCTGA
- the LOC107459693 gene encoding uncharacterized protein LOC107459693 encodes MAEDCGFTQEEMAVTENLGYPKAYAKLCRDRGFSPYRHGPPFTFIPHALHEDDAERASKLDQMFPIMDLKAKPTTKPKIFVSILWKQLSHLGNAGFDPAVIRVDGYGNVLYYHADSASPLAWDIDHWFPCSRGGLTVLSNLRILQRQVCKRKKNKLEFLVPWWDFQLGISVNQFLSIFASSNSDFRHRAFSFLFSEGENHELNASQIVDSHSFPQHFIGLKEKVGLAPAAIVESRREPFDVLALRHLDYNNKKARPMSQAIVSSRKVNANLLKENEDPEFVKNPYQAIVMARDSLKQREEATKMQTEILKLDNEVDELKLKNEEEKLVIEDLEMTLIKRRRKAEKCRRLAEAQSSYRSMLEKMIRDTMHQSVLYKEQVRLNQAATNALMARLEAQRGICDGAERELHKKFRQKEEIENQIRSTWDQGRKRSRIDDTKFEGRRDSNQALYLPGIRPRTPLHKELRLFLEEEQRTSEAGLSANEEQKQEVKEEEARIGKEKMEEHAGSVVELDGEDSIENGVKNLEINDCKRRVYEIETEEEDEEIRRQRGKGNVEKWLQMLLEKSPEAPDPEPYETNEDAHGGTQDIIIQKLNQVFPQLDLKISKVSDSDDNEKQLQLPQDRTEWEAGRSMATGNKNYSEETCIGSEGNRTPNFDKVMESKEQKKGKRLVRSESAGTLRRIPSSPLLLGMKKGVECIQKKSFKW; translated from the exons ATGGCAGAAGATTGTGGATTCACACAAGAGGAAATGGCTGTGACTGAGAACCTTGGGTACCCAAAAGCGTATGCTAAACTCTGCAGGGATCGTGGTTTCAGTCCCTACCGCCATGGCCCTCCCTTCACTTTCATTCCTCATGCTTTGCATGAAGACGAC gcTGAAAGAGCAAGTAAATTAGATCAAATGTTTCCGATTATGGATCTGAAAGCTAAGCCAACCACGAAGCCAAAAATCTTCGTCAGCATATTGTGGAAGCAGCTTAGCCATCTTGG GAATGCTGGTTTTGACCCTGCCGTAATTCGAGTAGATGGTTATGGCAATGTGCTGTATTATCATGCTGACTCAGCCTCTCCTCTTGCCTGGGACATTGATCACTGGTTTCCTTGTTCAa GGGGAGGTTTGACAGTGTTGAGCAATCTAAGGATATTGCAGAGGCAAGTCtgtaagaggaagaagaataagCTGGAATTCTTAGTCCCATGGTGGGATTTCCAATTGGGTATCTCTGTAAACCAATTCCTCTCCATTTTTGCCTCTTCAAATTCAGACTTTAG GCACAGggcattttcatttttgttctctgaaggAGAAAACCATGAACTGAATGCTTCACAAATAGTGGATTCCCATTCTTTTCCACAGCACTTCATTGGGCTCAAAGAAAAAGTTGGCCTTGCTCCAGCTGCAATTGTAGAATCTCGAAGGGAACCTTTCGATGTATTGGCTTTAAGACATCTAGATTATAATAACAAGAAGGCAAGGCCTATGTCTCAAGCAATAG TATCTTCGAGAAAAGTAAATGCCAATCTACTGAAAGAAAATGAAGACCCGGAATTCGTTAAGAACCCCTACCAAGCCATTGTCATGGCAAGAGATTCTCTGAAGCAAAGAGAAGAAGCTACTAAAATGCAGACAGAGATACTGAAACTAGATAATGAAGTGGATGAACTGAAGCTCAAAAATGAGGAAGAGAAGCTCGTTATTGAAGACCTGGAAATGACACTCATAAAACGAAGGAGGAAGGCAGAAAAATGCAGACGGTTAGCGGAAGCTCAATCTTCTTATAGGAGCATGTTAGAGAAGATGATTAGAGATACCATGCACCA GAGTGTCTTGTACAAGGAACAAGTAAGACTGAACCAGGCTGCAACTAATGCACTAATGGCTAGACTTGAAGCTCAGAGGGGGATTTGTGATGGTGCAGAGAGAGAGCTTCACAAGAAGTTTAGACAAAAAGAAGAGATAGAGAATCAGATAAGATCTACAtgggatcaaggaaggaagagGTCCAGAATAGACGATACCAAATTTGAAGGAAGAAGAGATAGTAATCAAGCTCTCTATTTGCCTGGGATCAGGCCAAGAACACCATTGCACAAGGAGCTCAGACTGTTCTTGGAAGAGGAACAAAGGACATCTGAAGCTGGCTTATCCGCAAATGAAGAACAAAAGCAAGAAGtaaaagaagaggaagcaaGAATCGGAAAAGAGAAGATGGAGGAGCATGCCGGATCAGTTGTTGAATTGGATGGAGAAGACTCAATTGAGAATGGAGTTAAGAATCTCGAAATCAATGATTGCAAGAGAAGAGTCTATGAAATTGAAACtgaggaagaagatgaggaAATCAGGAGGCAGCGTGGGAAAGGAAACGTTGAGAAGTGGCTTCAAATGCTTTTAGAGAAGAGTCCAGAAGCACCGGATCCGGAACCATACGAGACAAATGAAGATGCTCATGGTGGAACTCAAGATATAATAATCCAAAAGTTGAATCAGGTTTTCCCACAACTGGACTTGAAGATCTCCAAGGTTTCAGATTCTGATGACAATGAGAAGCAGCTTCAACTTCCTCAGGATAGAACAGAATGGGAAGCTGGAAGATCTATGGCAACGGGAAACAAAAATTACTCTGAAGAAACTTGCATAGGTAGTGAAGGAAATAGAACTCCCAACTTTGATAAGGTGATGGAAAGTAAGGAACAGAAGAAGGGAAAAAGGCTCGTTAGATCAGAGAGTGCTGGCACCTTGAGGCGAATCCCATCATCACCATTGCTTCTTGGGATGAAAAAAGGTGTCGAATGCATTCAGAAGAAGTCCTTTaagtggtga
- the LOC107459696 gene encoding root phototropism protein 3 isoform X1, with protein MDYNNYKVSSTTETKTRANKFLNTAVMMNNDNHSCHQHHEEEEEEETHCWFDDACILDMDYFVKTLSGIKQKGVRSDLIGSIITHYASKWLPDLSSSTDIFSDNKDRLTSPESVTASWLKKRFFVETLVGVLPPEKDSIPCNFLLRLLRTANMVGVEGSYRLELEKRISWQLDQASLKELMIPSFSHTCGTLLDVEIVIRLVKRFVCLDHEGVKSGAALIKVAKLIDSYLAEVALDANLTLSEFVSLAGALPTHARATDDGLYRAIDTYLKAHPSVSKQERKGLCRLIDSRKLTPEASLHAAQNERLPVRAVIQVLFSEQTKLNRHLDWSSGSFSGLRSPCNGSLDTPLRCLSKREMSAQQMEIRKLKEEVYRLQNQCNAMQVQLERMVEKKKGLFFKLKKFGIGNRSSSIVGEVEKIMEQESGRFGRETPMDLKSGVLGVMTPHKWRKSTS; from the exons ATGGACTATAATAACTATAAGGTTTCTTCAACCACTGAGACAAAAACCAGAGCCAACAAGTTCCTTAACACTGCAGTAATGATGAACAATGACAACCATTCCTGCCACcaacatcatgaagaagaagaagaagaagaaacgcaTTGCTGGTTTGATGATGCATGCATTCTGGACATGGACTACTTCGTGAAGACCCTCTCAGGAATCAAGCAAAAGGGTGTTCGTTCTGATTTGATAGGATCAATCATAACTCATTATGCTTCCAAATGGCTCCCTGACCTTTCTTCTTCAACTGACATCTTTTCTGATAACAAGGATCGTCTTACATCACCAGAGAGTGTCACAGCTTCATGGCTAAAGAAGAGGTTCTTTGTTGAAACCTTG GTTGGTGTTCTTCCACCAGAGAAAGATTCCATCCCATGCAACTTCCTCCTTAGGCTCCTAAGAACAGCTAACATGGTTGGGGTTGAGGGAAGTTACAGATTAGAGCTTGAGAAGCGGATTTCATGGCAGCTAGACCAGGCTTCATTGAAGGAGCTTATGATACCTTCGTTTAGCCACACTTGTGGGACACTGCTTGATGTTGAGATTGTGATAAGGTTGGTGAAGAGGTTTGTGTGCTTGGACCATGAAGGTGTTAAGAGTGGTGCTGCTTTGATTAAGGTGGCTAAGCTGATTGATTCCTACCTTGCTGAGGTTGCTTTAGATGCTAATCTCACCTTGTCTGAGTTTGTTTCACTCGCTGGAGCTCTTCCAACTCATGCAAGAGCCACTGATGATGGCTTGTACAGAGCCATTGATACTTATCTCAAA GCACATCCAAGTGTGTCAAAGCAAGAAAGGAAGGGTCTGTGTAGGCTTATTGATAGCAGAAAACTCACACCAGAGGCCTCACTTCATGCAGCTCAAAATGAACGGTTACCTGTGAGAGCTGTTATTCAAGTTCTCTTCTCTGAACAAACTAAGCTAAACCGCCATTTGGACTGGAGTAGTGGCTCCTTCAGTGGCCTCAGGAGCCCCTGCAATGGCAGCTTAGACACGCCTTTACGGTGCCTGTCAAAGCGCGAAATGAGTGCTCAGCAGATGGAGATAAGGAAGCTGAAAGAAGAGGTTTATAGGCTGCAAAACCAGTGCAATGCAATGCAAGTGCAGCTGGAGAGAATGGTGGAGAAGAAGAAAGGTTTGTTCTTCAAGTTGAAGAAGTTTGGTATTGGTAATAGAAGCAGCAGCATTGTGGGAGAGGTAGAGAAGATTATGGAACAAGAGAGTGGCAGGTTTGGAAGGGAAACGCCAATGGACTTAAAAAGTGGTGTGTTAGGTGTTATGACTCCTCACAAGTGGAGGAAATCTACCTCCTGA
- the LOC107459695 gene encoding plastidic ATP/ADP-transporter, with the protein MEAVLQTRGLLSLPTNPRNRLLQTPQNLKHRFFTPKPKIVGGFSPLTATPIPKQLNGFALKANTFGQKGKNLFVCRAEAAASADGQPLFAESTESENKPKILGVEVATLKKIIPLGMMFFCILFNYTILRDTKDVLVVTARGSSAEIIPFLKTWVNLPMAVGFMLLYTKLANVLSKQALFYSVILPFIAFFGAFGFVLYPLSNYIHPEAFADKLLNILGPRFLGPLAIMRIWSFCLFYVMAELWGSVVISVLFWGFANQITTVDEAKRFYPLFGLGANVALVFSGRTVKYFSNLRQNLGPGVDGWAISLKAMMSIVVGMGFAICFLYWWVNNYVPLPERSKKKKEKPKMGTMESIKFLVSSKYIRDLATLVVAYGISINLVEVTWKSKLKAQFPSPNEYSSFMGDFSTATGIATFTMMLVSQFIFDRYGWGVAAKITPTVLLLTGVAFFSLILFGGPVAPVIAKFGMTPLLAAVYVGALQNIFSKSAKYSLFDPCKEMAYIPLDEDTKVKGKAAIDVVCNPLGKSGGALIQQFMILSFGSLANSTPYLGGVLLVIVLAWLAAAKSLDTQFTALRREEELEKEMERAAAVKIPVVADNEGGNGSLPSISPLNPVGGGDTSSNPSTPRSL; encoded by the exons atgGAGGCTGTTCTTCAGACCAGAGGGCTTCTCTCCCTTCCTACAAACCCCAGGAACAGGCTCCTACAAACACCCCAGAACTTAAAGCATCGATTTTTCACTCCGAAGCCCAAAATCGTTGGTGGGTTTTCTCCCCTCACAGCTACACCAATCCCAAAACAACTCAATGGATTTGCCTTAAAAGCCAACACCTTTGGCCAAAAGGGCAAGAATTTGTTCGTATGCAGGGCGGAAGCTGCAGCTTCAGCTGATGGGCAGCCACTGTTTGCTGAAAGTACTGAATCAGAGAACAAGCCAaagattttgggtgttgaagTTGCCACCTTGAAGAAGATTATACCATTGGGGATGATGTTCTTTTGCATCCTTTTCAATTACACAATCCTCAGGGACACGAAGGATGTTCTTGTTGTCACTGCTAGAGGTAGCAGTGCAGAGATTATACCCTTTCTGAAGACATGGGTGAACCTTCCCATGGCCGTTGGATTCATGTTGCTGTATACTAAGTTGGCTAATGTTTTGTCAAAACAAGCTCTCTTTTATTCTGTTATTCTTCCATTTATTGCATTCTTTGGTGCCTTTGGTTTTGTCCTGTACCCTCTCAGCAACTACATCCACCCTGAGGCATTTGCGGACAAGCTTCTCAACATCCTTGGACCAAGGTTTCTTGGCCCCCTTGCAATTATGAGAATATGGAGTTTCTGTTTGTTCTATGTCATGGCTGAATTGTGGGGGAGTGTGGTCATTTCCGTGCTCTTTTGGGGTTTTGCCAATCAG ATAACTACAGTTGACGAAGCGAAACGATTCTATCCACTATTTGGGCTAGGGGCCAATGTAGCCCTCGTGTTCTCTGGCCGGACAGTGAAATACTTCTCTAATCTGAGGCAAAATTTAGGTCCTGGAGTTGATGGTTGGGCCATCTCTCTAAAAGCAATGATGAGCATAGTTGTTGGTATGGGATTTGCTATCTGCTTCTTGTATTGGTGGGTGAATAACTATGTTCCTCTTCCTGAAcggagcaagaagaagaag GAAAAGCCAAAAATGGGAACAATGGAGAGCATAAAATTCTTGGTGTCttcaaaatacataagagatCTTGCCACTTTGGTGGTTGCATACGGAATTAGCATTAACCTTGTTGAGGTTACATGGAAATCAAAGCTCAAAGCTCAG TTTCCTAGCCCGAACGAGTACTCATCATTTATGGGTGACTTCTCAACCGCAACTGGAATTGCCACATTCACAATGATGCTTGTGAGCCAATTTATATTTGACAGGTACGGATGGGGAGTTGCCGCCAAGATCACCCCTACTGTCCTGCTTTTGACAGGAGTTGCTTTCTTCTCTCTTATTTTATTCGGAGGCCCGGTTGCACCTGTTATTGCGAAGTTTGGAATGACTCCACTGCTAGCTGCTGTATACGTCGGTGCATTGCAAAACATATTCAGCAAGAGTGCTAAGTACAGTTTATTCGATCCATGCAAAGAAATGGCCTACATTCCATTGGATGAGGATACCAAG GTCAAAGGAAAGGCAGCCATTGATGTTGTATGCAACCCCTTGGGGAAGTCCGGAGGCGCTCTAATTCAGCAGTTTATGATATTGAGTTTTGGCTCGCTGGCGAATTCAACCCCATACCTTGGAGGAGTGCTTCTGGTGATTGTTCTTGCATGGTTAGCAGCAGCCAAATCCTTGGACACCCAATTCACTGCCCTGCGCCGAGAAGAAGAGCTCGAGAAAGAGATGGAAAGAGCAGCTGCGGTTAAGATACCAGTGGTGGCCGACAATGAGGGTGGGAATGGCTCTCTTCCAAGCATTTCGCCATTGAATCCGGTTGGCGGTGGTGACACCTCAAGCAATCCTTCAACCCCTCGCAGCCTTTAA